In Chloroflexota bacterium, the DNA window GCTTGTTTTTCCACTGTATATCAACGGCGTGGGCGAGGAAGCCTCCGCAAGCGGCGACCTCGACATCAAATCGAACTTGACCATCGAAGGACGCCCCGGCGTGGCGACGATCGACGGCTCGCTGCTGAATGACCGTGTTCTCGACATTTTCAGTGTGTACACGGTCCGTCTGGCCAATATCGTCGTCCGCCATGGCGTGTCGTCGGCGGTCGGGGCCGGCATCAGCAATGGCGGCGCATTGGTGCTGGACAACGTATCCGTGCTGTCCAATACGTCGGCCTCTCGCGTGGCCTTGGGCGGCGGCATCTACAATTCGGGTCGGATCGAGATGTTGAACAGTGTCGTGCGAGGCAACCTCGCCAGCGGCGCCAGCCCGACGACGACAGTGGCCGGGCGCGGCGCGGGCATTTACAACCTGGGCCACCTGACGATGACGTCCAGTAGTGTGCTGAGCAACAGCCTGGTCGTCAGCGGCACCGGCGGCGATGGCTCCGGCGCGGGCATCTACAATATAAACGTCGATCTGGTGATGAGCGCGAGCGTCATTGCCGGCAACGTCATTACCGCCAATGGCGGCACGACCGGCTATGGCGCAGGACTGTACAACTACCAGTCGGCGGCTGCGCTCATTAGCAGCACCGTACGCGCTAATCGCGGCGCCGATCGGGGTGGCGGTATCTACGTCTATGCGAGCACCGTCTCGCTCGAGCGCTCCACCATCGGCTTCAACAGTTCGTTGCTATACGGGGGCGGCATTGACAACCCGAACGGCATTATCACGCTATCGCGCAGCACGGTTGCCTTTAACCAGTCGTTCAACGGCGGCGGCATTCACAACGCCTATCGCGCCCGCGTGCTGGCAAGCACCGTGTATGCCAACGAAGCGGCCAACGGCGGCGGCCTCTACAATGACGGCGTGCTGACGGTGACCAACAGCACGCTCTACGGTAACAAAGCGGACGACTTCGGCGGCGCACTGTACAACAGCCTGACGACCACGCTTAACAGCGCCACCGTGTGGTTCAACTTCGCCGATTTCGACCACAACGCGACCGGCGCGGGCGGCGGCCTGTTTAACGTCAACGTCGCGACGGCCCGCGTGGCCATGCACAATACGTTGCTGTACAACTTTGACTTCAGCGGCCATTCGCCCGATTGCGCCAACCACTATTTTTCGACCGGCTACAACATCGTGTCCGACGGCACGCAGTGCCTGATCACTATCGTGAGCGGCGTCGATTTCATCTACCCGGCCCCGCCGATCGGCTTCCTGCTGGACAACGGCGGCCCGACCTGGACGGCGGCGCTGCCCCTCGCCAGTGTGGCGGTGGATCACGCCGACCCGGCCGGCTGCCGCGATGAGCATGGCGCGTTGCTTGCTACGGATCAGCGCGGTCTGGGGCGGCACGTGGACGCCGACCTCAACGGCTCGGCACGCTGTGATGTCGGCGCGTTCGAAGTTCAGTTGCCGGTGTATTTGCCGCTGATCCGGCGCTAACGATTTCGCACCGCCACCCGGTTGATCCACGGCGCGGCGCGCGTCGCCTTCGCCTCCGGCGCGTCGTTCCAGGCCTCGACGATCGTGAAGCCGGCGTCGCGCAGGGCGTCGTCGAGTGCCTGTTCTTCCCAGAAGACGAAGTAGCGCGGCGCGGCGATGATCGGCAAGGTGAACTTCTCGCCGCTGCCGCCTTTGACGCCGATATAGAGCGCGCCGCCCATCTTCAACACACGCGCGAACTCGCGCAGGGTCGCGGGCGCATCGGCGCGCGGCACGTGTAGGAACGACGCACAAACCCACAGCCCGTCGGCGCATGCATCC includes these proteins:
- a CDS encoding CSLREA domain-containing protein, with amino-acid sequence MIKALSVLVVTCVFVFVLFAALSHASGGASALLAAPADARFVVNSALDTVDASPGDGQCLDASNQCTLRAAVMEANAQAVASFSSRFTITLPSTLTLVFPLYINGVGEEASASGDLDIKSNLTIEGRPGVATIDGSLLNDRVLDIFSVYTVRLANIVVRHGVSSAVGAGISNGGALVLDNVSVLSNTSASRVALGGGIYNSGRIEMLNSVVRGNLASGASPTTTVAGRGAGIYNLGHLTMTSSSVLSNSLVVSGTGGDGSGAGIYNINVDLVMSASVIAGNVITANGGTTGYGAGLYNYQSAAALISSTVRANRGADRGGGIYVYASTVSLERSTIGFNSSLLYGGGIDNPNGIITLSRSTVAFNQSFNGGGIHNAYRARVLASTVYANEAANGGGLYNDGVLTVTNSTLYGNKADDFGGALYNSLTTTLNSATVWFNFADFDHNATGAGGGLFNVNVATARVAMHNTLLYNFDFSGHSPDCANHYFSTGYNIVSDGTQCLITIVSGVDFIYPAPPIGFLLDNGGPTWTAALPLASVAVDHADPAGCRDEHGALLATDQRGLGRHVDADLNGSARCDVGAFEVQLPVYLPLIRR
- a CDS encoding class I SAM-dependent methyltransferase — translated: MYDEDAAAFVARNRNHQMPRPFEAMALHMPAGGLIVDIGAGPGWHTLEWQRRGRRAIALDLSRGLLDEAQALGVAPLLLADMRRLPLADACADGLWVCASFLHVPRADAPATLREFARVLKMGGALYIGVKGGSGEKFTLPIIAAPRYFVFWEEQALDDALRDAGFTIVEAWNDAPEAKATRAAPWINRVAVRNR